A genomic region of Rhipicephalus sanguineus isolate Rsan-2018 chromosome 1, BIME_Rsan_1.4, whole genome shotgun sequence contains the following coding sequences:
- the LOC119388167 gene encoding uncharacterized protein LOC119388167, with the protein MSARQNHRHVTSPLGAFPLPSRRLQHVHIDNIGPLPPVGPYRYCLTAIDRYTRWPEVLLLERITAEDVASAFFIGWISRFGTPRRVTTDQGRQFESQLFRLLGLSTGFERSRTTSYHPCANGMIQRFHRQHKAAIAYRPNSTWLKALPAVALGLRATFKPDVLVTPAELVYREPLRLPGEFLPARTSDITSSDPTDFVARLRRTMASLRPSPAARHTKPTPFVFNDLATCSHAFHRDDTVGAPFQPPYSGPYKVTRRDDKTFTLQISGRDVRVSIERLKPSYILSGETTNSRPPPLNHPQQPPTPRPVPYITRFGRQVRVPNALQT; encoded by the coding sequence ATGTCAGCTCGCCAAAACCACCGGCACGTCACATCACCACTCGGGGCATTCCCCCTGCCGTCGCGACGGTTACAACACGTCCACATCGACAACATTGGCCCCCTTCCACCGGTCGGGCCTTACCGCTACTgtctcaccgccatcgatcggtacactcgatggcccgaagTATTGCTGCTCGAAAGGATTACCGCAGAAGatgtcgcctcggccttcttcatcGGCTGGATTTCCCGCTTCGGCACTCCTCGTCGCGTCACAACCGATCAAGGACGGCAATTCGAGTCCCAACTCTTCAGGCTTCTCGGGCTTTCCACCGGGTTCGAGCGCTCACGGACTACCagctaccacccctgcgccaacgggaTGATTCAGCGGTTTCACCGGCAGCATAAGGCAGCTATCGCGTACCGCCCTAACTCAACTTGGCTCAAGGCTCTCCCGGCCGTCGCTCTTGGTCTGCGCGCCACTTTCAAACCAGACGTCCTGGTAACGCCCGCAGAACTGGTTTACCGGGAGCCGCTTCGCCTACCTGGGGAGTTTCTCCCCGCTCGAACTTCCGACATCACCAGCTCGGACCCGACAGACTTTGTCGCCCGGCTGCGTCGCACAATGGCCTCACTGCGCCCGTCACCAGCAGCACGTCACACCAAGCCGACCCCGTTTGTGTTTAACGACTTGGCAACGTGCTCGCATGCCTTTCATCGCGACGACACTGTAGGTGCGCCGTTTCAACCACCTTACTCCGGACCCTATAAAGTTACCCGCCGTGACGACAAAACATTCACCCTTCAAATCAGTGGGAGGGATGTTCGCGTCTCCATCGAGCGACTGAAGCCATCATACATCCTCTCCGGGGAAACGACCAACTCCAGACCGCCTCCCCTAAATCACCCACAGCAGCCTCCAACACCTCGGCCCGTGCCCTACATCACGCGCTTTGGCCGCCAGGTGCGCGTCCCCAATGCTCTTCAAACCTGA